Proteins from a genomic interval of Streptomyces sp. NBC_00820:
- a CDS encoding AMP-dependent synthetase/ligase: MSDTQTLIENRPPSVAALFLERVAATPDAEAYRYPVPSSTGTGPDDWKSLSWGQAAERVHAIAAGLIELGIESEQRVALASSTRVEWILADLGIMCAGGATTTVYPQTNADESAFILSDSESRVLIAEDAAQVAKALEKRADLPLLTKVVVIDPAGAETGDWVITLAELEQRGAAYLQQHPELIKERVGAITGGQLATLIYTSGTTGRPKGVRLPHDNWSYMAKATTATGLITGDDVQYLWLPLAHVFGKVLTSGQIEVGHVTAVDGRVDKIIENLPVVRPTYMAAVPRIFEKVYNGVAAKAREGGGAKYKIFKWAAEVAREYAKVSQDNFRRTGTASVPFGLAAKHKAADALVYAKLREAFGGRLRACVSGASALAPDIGYFFAGAGIHILEGYGLTETSAASFVNPGEAYRTGTVGKPLPGTEVRIADDGEILLRGPGVMQGYHQQAEKTAEVLESDGWFHTGDIGELSPDGYLRITDRKKDLIKTSGGKYVAPAEVEGQFKAVCPFVSNILVHGADRNYCTALIALDEPTILQWAKENGLEGKPYAEVVAAPQTVELIDGYVKRLNEGLQRWQTIKKFRLLPRDLDVEHGEITPSLKLKRPVVERVYKQLIDEMYAGAREA; this comes from the coding sequence GTGAGTGACACACAGACCCTGATCGAGAACCGTCCGCCGTCCGTGGCGGCCCTCTTCCTGGAGCGCGTGGCGGCCACACCGGACGCCGAGGCGTACCGCTACCCGGTGCCGTCGTCCACCGGCACGGGCCCCGACGACTGGAAGTCGCTGAGCTGGGGGCAGGCGGCGGAGCGGGTCCACGCGATCGCGGCCGGCCTCATCGAGCTTGGTATCGAGTCGGAGCAGCGGGTCGCCCTCGCCTCCTCGACCCGCGTCGAGTGGATCCTCGCCGACCTAGGCATCATGTGCGCGGGCGGCGCCACCACGACCGTCTATCCGCAGACCAACGCGGACGAGTCGGCGTTCATCCTCTCCGACTCCGAGAGCCGGGTGCTGATCGCCGAGGACGCGGCCCAGGTGGCCAAGGCCCTGGAGAAGCGCGCCGACCTCCCGTTGCTGACCAAGGTCGTCGTCATCGACCCGGCCGGCGCGGAGACCGGCGACTGGGTGATCACCCTCGCCGAACTGGAGCAGCGCGGCGCCGCCTATCTGCAGCAGCACCCCGAGCTGATCAAGGAGCGGGTCGGCGCGATCACCGGCGGCCAGCTCGCCACCCTCATCTACACCTCCGGCACCACCGGCCGCCCCAAGGGTGTGCGCCTGCCGCACGACAACTGGTCGTACATGGCGAAGGCCACCACGGCGACCGGGCTGATCACCGGCGACGACGTGCAGTACCTGTGGCTGCCGCTCGCCCACGTCTTCGGCAAGGTCCTCACCTCCGGCCAGATCGAGGTCGGCCACGTCACGGCCGTCGACGGCCGGGTCGACAAGATCATCGAGAACCTCCCGGTGGTGCGGCCGACCTACATGGCCGCCGTGCCGCGCATCTTCGAGAAGGTCTACAACGGGGTCGCCGCCAAGGCCCGCGAGGGCGGCGGGGCCAAGTACAAGATCTTCAAGTGGGCCGCCGAGGTCGCCCGCGAGTACGCCAAGGTGAGTCAGGACAACTTCCGGCGCACCGGTACCGCCTCCGTGCCGTTCGGCCTCGCCGCCAAGCACAAGGCCGCCGACGCGCTCGTCTACGCCAAGCTCCGCGAGGCCTTCGGCGGCCGGCTGCGCGCCTGCGTCTCCGGCGCCTCCGCCCTCGCCCCCGACATCGGCTACTTCTTCGCCGGTGCGGGCATCCACATCCTGGAGGGCTACGGCCTCACCGAGACCTCCGCCGCCTCCTTCGTCAACCCCGGCGAGGCCTACCGCACCGGCACGGTCGGCAAGCCGCTGCCCGGCACCGAGGTGCGCATCGCCGACGACGGCGAGATCCTGCTGCGCGGCCCCGGCGTCATGCAGGGCTACCACCAGCAGGCCGAGAAGACCGCCGAGGTGCTGGAGTCCGACGGCTGGTTCCACACCGGCGACATCGGCGAACTGTCGCCCGACGGCTATCTGCGCATCACCGACCGCAAGAAGGACCTCATCAAGACCTCCGGCGGCAAGTACGTCGCGCCGGCCGAGGTCGAGGGCCAGTTCAAGGCGGTGTGCCCGTTCGTCTCCAACATCCTGGTGCACGGCGCCGACCGGAACTACTGCACCGCCCTCATCGCGCTCGACGAACCCACCATCCTCCAGTGGGCCAAGGAGAACGGCCTGGAGGGCAAGCCGTACGCCGAGGTCGTGGCCGCGCCGCAGACGGTCGAGCTGATCGACGGATACGTGAAGCGGCTCAACGAGGGTCTCCAGCGCTGGCAGACCATCAAGAAGTTCCGGCTGCTGCCCCGGGACCTCGATGTGGAGCACGGGGAGATCACGCCGAGCCTGAAGCTGAAGCGGCCGGTGGTGGAGCGGGTGTACAAGCAGCTCATCGACGAGATGTACGCGGGAGCGCGGGAGGCGTAG
- the lepA gene encoding translation elongation factor 4, whose protein sequence is MPATPNHVPEPSRTAPALIRNFCIIAHIDHGKSTLADRMLQLTGVVEQRQMRAQYLDRMDIERERGITIKSQAVRLPWAPTEGPDQGTTHILNMIDTPGHVDFTYEVSRSLAACEGTVLLVDAAQGIEAQTLANLYLAMENDLTIIPVLNKIDLPAAQPEKFAEELANLVGCDPSDVLKVSAKTGLGVDALLNKVVKEIPAPVGVADAPARAMIFDSVYDSYRGVVTYVRVIDGKLNKRERIRMMSTGASHELLEIGVSSPEMLPADGLGVGEVGYLITGVKDVRQSKVGDTITSLHNGATEALGGYKDPRPMVFSGLYPLDGSDYPELREALDKLQLNDAALVYEPETSAALGFGFRVGFLGLLHLDVVRERLEREFGLDLIATAPNVVYRVLMEDGTEHVVTNPSEFPEGKISEVYEPVVRATILAPTEFIGSIMELCQTRRGTLLGMDYLSEDRVEIRYTLPLAEIVFDFFDQLKSKTRGYASLDYEPTGEQASSLVKVDILLHGDKVDAFSAVTHKDAAYAYGVRLVAKLRELIPRQAFEVPIQAAIGSRVIARETIRAIRKDVLAKCYGGDISRKRKLLEKQKEGKKRMKMVGSVEVPQEAFIAVLSSDDSAGSGKAKK, encoded by the coding sequence GTGCCCGCGACCCCTAACCATGTGCCCGAGCCGAGCCGTACCGCCCCGGCTCTGATCCGCAATTTCTGCATCATCGCGCACATCGACCACGGCAAGTCCACGCTCGCCGACCGGATGCTCCAGCTGACCGGTGTGGTCGAGCAGCGGCAGATGCGTGCTCAGTACCTCGACCGGATGGACATCGAGCGCGAGCGCGGTATCACGATCAAGTCCCAGGCGGTGCGTCTGCCCTGGGCCCCCACCGAGGGCCCCGACCAGGGCACGACCCACATCCTCAACATGATCGACACCCCGGGGCACGTCGACTTCACCTATGAGGTCTCGCGGTCGCTGGCCGCCTGCGAGGGAACCGTCCTCCTCGTCGACGCCGCCCAGGGCATCGAGGCGCAGACCCTCGCCAACCTCTACCTGGCGATGGAGAACGACCTCACGATCATCCCCGTGCTGAACAAGATCGACCTGCCGGCCGCGCAGCCGGAGAAGTTCGCCGAGGAGCTGGCGAACCTGGTCGGCTGTGACCCGTCCGACGTGCTGAAGGTCTCCGCCAAGACCGGACTCGGCGTCGACGCGCTGCTGAACAAGGTCGTCAAGGAGATCCCGGCGCCGGTCGGGGTCGCCGACGCGCCCGCCCGCGCGATGATCTTCGACTCGGTCTACGACTCCTACCGCGGCGTCGTGACCTACGTCCGTGTCATCGACGGCAAGCTCAACAAGCGCGAGCGCATCCGGATGATGTCGACCGGCGCCAGCCACGAGCTGCTGGAGATCGGCGTCAGCTCCCCCGAGATGCTCCCGGCGGACGGTCTCGGCGTCGGTGAGGTGGGCTACCTCATCACCGGTGTGAAGGACGTCCGGCAGTCCAAGGTCGGTGACACGATCACCAGCCTGCACAACGGCGCGACCGAGGCGCTCGGCGGTTACAAGGACCCGAGGCCCATGGTCTTCTCCGGGCTCTACCCGCTGGACGGGTCCGACTACCCGGAGCTGCGCGAAGCCCTCGACAAGCTTCAGCTCAACGACGCCGCGCTGGTCTACGAGCCGGAGACCTCCGCGGCTCTCGGTTTCGGCTTCCGCGTCGGCTTCCTCGGGCTGCTGCACCTGGACGTGGTCCGGGAGCGGCTGGAGCGCGAGTTCGGCCTCGACCTCATCGCGACCGCGCCGAACGTGGTGTACCGCGTGCTCATGGAGGACGGCACCGAGCACGTCGTCACCAACCCGAGCGAGTTCCCCGAGGGCAAGATCAGCGAGGTGTACGAGCCGGTCGTGCGCGCCACCATCCTGGCGCCCACCGAGTTCATCGGCTCGATCATGGAGCTGTGCCAGACCCGGCGCGGCACCCTGCTCGGCATGGACTACCTCTCCGAGGACCGGGTCGAGATCCGCTACACCCTGCCGCTCGCGGAGATCGTCTTCGACTTCTTCGACCAGCTGAAGTCCAAGACCCGTGGTTACGCGTCCCTCGACTACGAGCCCACCGGCGAGCAGGCCTCCAGCCTGGTCAAGGTCGACATCCTGCTGCACGGCGACAAGGTGGACGCCTTCTCGGCGGTCACCCACAAGGACGCCGCGTACGCGTACGGGGTGCGGCTCGTCGCCAAGCTGCGCGAGCTCATCCCGCGGCAGGCCTTCGAGGTGCCGATCCAGGCCGCCATCGGCTCGCGGGTCATCGCCCGAGAGACCATCCGCGCCATCCGCAAGGACGTCCTCGCCAAGTGCTACGGCGGTGACATCTCCCGTAAGCGGAAGCTGCTGGAGAAGCAGAAGGAAGGCAAGAAGCGGATGAAGATGGTGGGTTCCGTGGAGGTTCCGCAGGAGGCCTTCATCGCCGTCCTCTCCAGCGACGACTCGGCGGGGTCGGGCAAGGCCAAGAAGTAA
- the rpsT gene encoding 30S ribosomal protein S20, with product MANIKSQIKRIKTNEKARLRNKAVKSSLKTAIRKAREAAAAGDVEKATEYQRAAARQLDKAVSKGVIHKNQAANKKSALASKVVALKG from the coding sequence GTGGCGAACATCAAGTCCCAGATCAAGCGGATCAAGACCAACGAGAAGGCTCGGCTGCGCAACAAGGCCGTCAAGTCCTCCCTGAAGACCGCCATCCGCAAGGCCCGCGAGGCCGCTGCCGCGGGTGACGTCGAGAAGGCCACCGAGTACCAGCGCGCTGCCGCGCGTCAGCTCGACAAGGCCGTCTCCAAGGGCGTCATCCACAAGAACCAGGCCGCCAACAAGAAGTCGGCGCTTGCTTCCAAGGTCGTTGCCCTCAAGGGCTGA
- the holA gene encoding DNA polymerase III subunit delta, giving the protein MARQTANDDPLAPVTVAVGQEDLLLDRAVQEVVAAAKASDADTDVRDLTPDQLQPGTLAELTSPSLFAERKVVVVRNAQDLSADTIKDVKAYLSAPAEEITLVLLHAGGAKGKGLLDAARKAGAREVACPKMTKPADRLAFVRGEFRALGRSATPEACQALVDAIGSDLRELASAAAQLVADVEGTIDESVVGRYYTGRAEASSFTVADRAVEGRTAEALEALRWSLSTGVAPVLITSALAQGVRAIGKLSSARGGRPADLARELGMPPWKIDRVRQQMRGWTPDGVAEALRAVAEADAGVKGGGTDPGYALEKAVVTIARAARSRGRG; this is encoded by the coding sequence ATGGCCAGACAGACTGCGAATGACGACCCTCTCGCCCCGGTGACCGTTGCCGTGGGCCAGGAGGACCTCCTGCTCGACCGTGCCGTGCAGGAGGTGGTGGCCGCCGCCAAGGCCTCCGACGCCGACACGGACGTACGAGACCTCACCCCGGACCAGCTGCAGCCCGGCACGCTCGCCGAGCTGACGAGTCCGTCGCTCTTCGCCGAGCGCAAAGTCGTGGTCGTACGCAACGCACAGGATCTGTCGGCCGACACGATCAAGGACGTGAAGGCGTACCTGAGTGCGCCCGCGGAGGAGATCACACTCGTGCTGCTGCACGCGGGCGGCGCGAAGGGCAAGGGGCTGCTGGACGCCGCGCGCAAGGCGGGCGCGCGGGAGGTGGCCTGTCCGAAGATGACCAAGCCGGCGGACCGGCTGGCGTTCGTGAGAGGGGAGTTCCGGGCGCTCGGGCGGTCGGCGACGCCCGAGGCGTGCCAGGCGCTCGTCGACGCGATCGGCAGCGACCTGCGTGAGCTGGCCTCGGCGGCGGCACAGCTCGTCGCCGACGTCGAGGGGACGATCGACGAGTCCGTGGTCGGCCGGTACTACACCGGGCGGGCCGAGGCATCCAGCTTCACGGTCGCCGACCGGGCCGTCGAGGGGCGGACCGCGGAGGCGCTGGAGGCGCTGCGGTGGTCGCTGTCCACCGGGGTGGCCCCCGTGCTGATCACCAGCGCGCTGGCTCAGGGAGTGCGCGCGATCGGGAAGCTGTCCTCGGCGCGGGGCGGCCGGCCGGCCGACCTGGCTCGCGAGCTGGGGATGCCGCCGTGGAAGATCGACCGGGTTCGGCAGCAGATGCGGGGATGGACCCCGGACGGTGTGGCCGAGGCGCTGCGCGCGGTCGCCGAGGCCGACGCCGGCGTGAAGGGCGGGGGAACCGATCCGGGGTACGCCCTGGAGAAGGCGGTCGTGACGATCGCGCGGGCCGCCCGGTCGCGGGGGCGCGGGTAG
- a CDS encoding YceI family protein: MFGRWLGNRASRVHRTSPLAALRTPADAGVLSCRVLDPVNEPVGHAAFTVSDSMGRKVVAGGTDPYGTFMANVPAGEYRLAVSAEGYRPYRATALVGQNTLASLGDVTLQVAQPPEPPAPGDWEIESAHSSIGFTARHIGLARIHGRFNSFAGAVRIADRMERSAMHVVIDAASIDTGVGMRDDHLRSPDFLDVQRFPTLEFYSERFVHKGGTRWAVTGALSLHGVTRTVTLDTEYLGLGNGVEGEARAACRASTELHRDDYTVSWQTMLARGIAVVGPSIRVELDVQIVPQG; this comes from the coding sequence ATGTTCGGTCGCTGGCTGGGGAATCGAGCGAGCCGGGTCCATCGGACGAGTCCCCTGGCGGCACTGCGGACGCCGGCCGACGCGGGCGTGCTGAGCTGTCGGGTGCTCGATCCGGTCAACGAGCCGGTGGGGCACGCGGCGTTCACGGTCAGCGACAGCATGGGCCGCAAGGTGGTCGCCGGAGGTACCGATCCCTACGGGACGTTCATGGCGAACGTGCCGGCGGGGGAGTACCGGCTCGCGGTGTCGGCCGAGGGCTACAGGCCCTACCGGGCCACGGCCCTGGTCGGCCAGAACACCCTCGCCTCGCTGGGCGATGTGACCCTCCAGGTGGCGCAGCCGCCGGAGCCGCCCGCGCCGGGCGACTGGGAGATCGAGTCGGCCCACTCCTCGATCGGCTTCACCGCGCGGCACATCGGGCTGGCCCGCATCCACGGACGGTTCAACTCCTTCGCGGGGGCCGTGCGGATCGCCGACCGGATGGAACGTTCGGCGATGCACGTCGTGATCGACGCGGCGTCCATCGACACGGGCGTCGGGATGCGCGACGACCACCTGCGCTCGCCGGACTTCCTGGACGTGCAGCGGTTTCCGACGCTGGAGTTCTACAGCGAGCGGTTCGTGCACAAGGGCGGTACCCGCTGGGCCGTCACCGGCGCGCTGTCGCTGCACGGTGTGACGCGCACGGTCACGCTCGACACCGAGTACCTCGGCCTCGGCAACGGCGTGGAGGGCGAGGCCCGGGCCGCCTGCCGGGCCTCCACCGAACTCCACCGCGACGACTACACCGTCAGCTGGCAGACCATGCTGGCGCGGGGCATCGCGGTGGTGGGACCGAGCATCCGCGTCGAACTCGACGTGCAGATCGTGCCCCAGGGCTGA
- a CDS encoding arylamine N-acetyltransferase family protein — protein MNSAQADAYLRRLGAARPERPTAGALRELHLRHLRTVPFENLSIHLGEEIVLEEKALLDKVVGARRGGFCYELNGLFGALLAALGYEVQLLAARVYGDEGRLGIPYDHLALRVRTVEGGDLLADVGFGAHSHHPLAFAERGDQTDPAGTFRVAEAGPDPAGVPGGTGSAGAADLDVVRDGGRQYRLETRPRALGDFTAGAWWHSTSPRSHFTRSLVCSRVTEDGGRITLGGRTLTTTAAGGRKETRELGGDEEVLGTYREVFGIGLSGVPTVRNPSRRD, from the coding sequence ATGAACTCAGCACAGGCAGACGCCTACCTCCGCCGCCTGGGCGCCGCGCGTCCCGAGCGGCCGACCGCCGGGGCTCTGCGCGAGCTGCATCTGCGCCATCTGCGGACCGTCCCCTTCGAGAACCTGTCGATCCACCTCGGCGAGGAGATCGTGCTGGAGGAGAAGGCGCTGCTGGACAAGGTGGTCGGAGCGCGGCGGGGCGGCTTCTGCTACGAACTCAACGGCCTGTTCGGGGCGTTGCTCGCCGCCCTCGGCTACGAGGTCCAGCTGCTCGCGGCACGCGTGTACGGGGACGAGGGGCGGCTCGGGATCCCGTACGACCATCTCGCCCTGCGGGTGCGGACGGTGGAGGGCGGTGACTTGCTCGCCGACGTCGGGTTCGGCGCGCACAGCCACCATCCGCTGGCCTTCGCCGAACGCGGGGACCAGACGGATCCCGCGGGGACGTTCCGGGTGGCGGAGGCCGGGCCGGATCCGGCCGGGGTGCCGGGCGGCACGGGCTCGGCCGGGGCCGCCGACCTGGACGTCGTACGGGACGGCGGGCGGCAGTACCGGCTGGAGACGCGGCCCCGGGCGCTGGGGGACTTCACGGCAGGGGCCTGGTGGCACAGCACGTCACCGCGTTCGCACTTCACCCGCTCCCTCGTGTGTTCACGGGTCACGGAGGACGGAGGCCGGATCACCCTCGGCGGACGGACGTTGACGACGACGGCGGCGGGCGGGAGAAAGGAGACCCGGGAACTGGGCGGCGACGAGGAGGTGTTGGGCACGTACCGGGAAGTGTTCGGGATCGGGCTGAGCGGTGTGCCGACCGTGCGAAACCCGAGCCGGAGGGACTAA
- a CDS encoding ComEC/Rec2 family competence protein, which translates to MDLRLVPPALAAWATAALSLTAPLVWSIGAATVSLIVGVLLLRTRRTTGANRSTYSVRSTYSIRSMSSTHSTRSTYSIPIAAVLLCVAAAAVSAGLHGADVRRGPVPELARRFASVTAEVELSGDPWLSRPRVRGDHAAPMAVLARAEVRCVEEGDGAKGARERTGPRELRTRSPVLLVVDADVPAPGEGTVSQGRGGSSAASRADGVPAGRSGWLGLLPSTRLRVTGRLAPALAGGDRTAAVLRVRGRPAPEVVDGPSAVQRLAGRLRAGLREATEGLPADARALLPGLVVGDTSRIGPELDDAFKETDLAHTLAVSGSNLTILLALLIGPPGLAQQIERRGLAPRLGLSLRATALFAGALTLGFVIVCRPDPSVLRAAACGTVALLALATGRRRSLIPALATTVLLLVLQDPWLARSYGFLLSVLATGALLVLAPRWSEALRRRGVPGRPAEALAAAAAAQAVCAPVVAVLSARVSLVAVPCNLLAEAAVAPATVLGFAALAAAPVALPVARVLAWCAGWPAGWIAGVARTGASLPGGGVDWPGSWAGALLLAAVTVGVVLAGRRLLGHPWWCGALGVLLLLVVVRPAPLTRAVTGWPPPGWRFAMCDVGQGDATVLAAGDGAGVVVDAGPDPALVDHCLRELGVTRVPLVVLTHFHADHVAGLSGVLRGRSVAAIETTGFEEPADQAASVRREAAARHIPLTRAVAGEERRTGALTWRVLWPPPDPAPEPDGPNDASVALLARTGGLRLLLLGDLEPPAQRELLRSPAAAELAGVDVLKVAHHGSAYQDPELIRLASPRAALISTGAGNPYGHPAPVTVAALQAGGATVLRTDRDGAVAVGGTGGAKGELYVTRE; encoded by the coding sequence ATGGACCTGCGGCTCGTCCCGCCCGCGCTCGCGGCGTGGGCGACCGCGGCCCTGTCCCTGACCGCCCCGCTGGTCTGGAGCATCGGCGCCGCGACCGTCAGCCTGATCGTCGGCGTCCTCCTGCTCCGGACCCGGAGGACGACAGGCGCGAACCGCTCCACGTACTCCGTGCGCTCCACATACTCCATCCGCTCCATGAGCTCCACGCACTCGACGCGCTCCACGTACTCCATCCCGATTGCCGCCGTACTGCTCTGTGTTGCCGCTGCCGCCGTCTCCGCCGGACTGCACGGGGCGGACGTGCGGCGTGGGCCGGTGCCCGAGTTGGCCCGGCGGTTCGCGAGCGTCACCGCAGAGGTCGAGCTGAGCGGCGACCCCTGGCTGAGCAGGCCGCGGGTGCGGGGCGACCACGCGGCACCGATGGCGGTGCTCGCCCGGGCCGAGGTGCGGTGCGTCGAGGAGGGAGACGGGGCCAAGGGCGCGAGGGAGCGGACAGGACCGAGAGAGCTGCGGACGCGGAGTCCGGTCCTGCTGGTCGTGGACGCGGACGTTCCGGCGCCGGGCGAAGGCACCGTAAGCCAGGGGCGTGGCGGGAGTTCAGCGGCGTCGCGGGCCGACGGTGTCCCGGCGGGGCGTTCCGGCTGGCTCGGGCTGCTGCCGTCCACGCGGCTGCGGGTGACTGGCCGGCTGGCACCGGCCCTGGCGGGCGGTGATCGCACGGCGGCCGTACTGCGGGTACGGGGCCGGCCGGCACCCGAGGTCGTGGACGGACCCAGCGCCGTGCAGCGGCTGGCGGGCCGGCTCAGGGCCGGGCTGCGGGAGGCGACCGAGGGGCTGCCGGCGGACGCGCGGGCGCTGCTTCCCGGCCTGGTCGTCGGGGACACCTCGCGGATCGGCCCCGAACTGGACGACGCCTTCAAGGAGACGGACCTGGCCCACACCCTCGCGGTCTCCGGCAGCAACCTCACGATCCTGCTCGCCCTGCTCATCGGGCCACCCGGCCTGGCCCAGCAGATCGAGCGCCGCGGACTCGCCCCGCGCCTGGGGCTCTCGCTGCGGGCCACCGCGCTGTTCGCGGGGGCACTGACGCTGGGCTTCGTGATCGTGTGCCGTCCCGACCCCAGTGTGCTGCGCGCAGCGGCCTGCGGCACGGTCGCCCTGCTGGCCCTGGCGACAGGGCGCCGCAGGTCCCTGATCCCCGCGCTCGCCACGACCGTTCTGCTGCTGGTCCTCCAAGACCCCTGGCTGGCCCGCAGCTACGGCTTCCTGCTCTCGGTGCTGGCCACCGGTGCGCTGCTCGTGCTGGCACCCCGCTGGAGCGAGGCCCTGAGACGGCGCGGAGTTCCCGGGCGGCCGGCCGAGGCGCTGGCCGCTGCCGCCGCCGCGCAGGCGGTGTGCGCGCCGGTCGTGGCGGTGCTGTCGGCCCGGGTGAGCCTGGTGGCGGTGCCCTGCAACCTGCTCGCCGAGGCGGCGGTCGCGCCGGCCACGGTGCTGGGCTTCGCGGCGCTCGCGGCAGCGCCGGTCGCGCTGCCCGTGGCCAGGGTGCTGGCCTGGTGCGCAGGCTGGCCGGCCGGATGGATCGCCGGGGTCGCCAGGACCGGCGCGTCACTGCCCGGCGGGGGAGTGGACTGGCCGGGCAGCTGGGCGGGAGCGCTCCTGCTCGCGGCGGTCACGGTGGGAGTCGTCCTGGCCGGGCGCCGTCTGCTGGGGCATCCGTGGTGGTGCGGCGCGCTGGGTGTGCTACTGCTGCTGGTGGTCGTACGGCCGGCCCCGCTCACCCGGGCGGTCACGGGCTGGCCACCGCCGGGCTGGCGGTTCGCGATGTGCGATGTCGGGCAGGGGGACGCCACCGTGCTGGCGGCCGGCGACGGAGCGGGGGTGGTCGTGGACGCCGGACCCGACCCGGCGCTGGTCGACCACTGCCTGCGAGAACTGGGCGTCACGCGCGTCCCCCTCGTCGTCCTGACCCACTTCCACGCCGACCACGTCGCGGGACTGTCCGGAGTGCTGCGGGGCCGCTCCGTGGCCGCGATCGAGACCACCGGCTTCGAGGAACCGGCGGACCAGGCCGCGTCCGTGCGGAGAGAGGCGGCCGCCCGGCACATCCCGCTCACCCGGGCCGTGGCGGGAGAAGAGCGGCGTACCGGAGCGCTCACCTGGCGGGTGCTGTGGCCTCCGCCGGACCCGGCACCGGAGCCGGACGGCCCGAACGACGCCAGCGTCGCGCTGCTCGCCCGGACCGGCGGACTGCGACTGCTGCTGCTCGGGGACCTGGAACCGCCCGCACAGCGGGAACTGCTCCGCTCACCGGCTGCGGCCGAGCTGGCCGGTGTGGACGTACTGAAGGTCGCCCATCACGGCTCGGCGTATCAGGACCCGGAGCTGATACGGCTGGCGTCCCCGCGCGCGGCCCTCATCTCCACGGGTGCCGGCAATCCCTACGGCCACCCGGCACCGGTGACGGTGGCCGCGCTCCAGGCGGGCGGCGCGACGGTGCTGCGCACGGACCGGGACGGAGCCGTGGCGGTCGGCGGCACCGGAGGGGCGAAGGGAGAACTGTACGTGACCAGGGAATGA
- a CDS encoding helix-hairpin-helix domain-containing protein translates to MRSGVGPGAGSGAGLARGLGDVAEPRPVSEVQLPDSVSRSEADRPDGAQWRERAGLALRERLPVWVQARCGVERRGVIALAVVLVATAGFAAQHFWAGRTQTVSAPQVTRAQPPYAKKSEGVQSGDLMGGPSASPGGAIVVDVGGKVREPGIQRLPAGARVADALKAAGGVRPGTDTAGINRARFLVDGEQIVVGAPATAVAPPAAPGAAAGFGPAGTGSTAPVSLNTATVDQFDTLPGVGPVLAQHIVDYRARHGGFRSVDELRQVNGIGDRRFSDLRTLVRP, encoded by the coding sequence ATGAGGTCTGGCGTGGGGCCAGGGGCGGGGTCGGGAGCGGGGTTGGCCAGGGGGCTGGGTGACGTGGCCGAGCCGCGACCGGTTTCCGAGGTTCAACTTCCCGACTCCGTAAGCCGGTCGGAGGCGGATCGGCCCGACGGGGCGCAGTGGCGGGAGAGGGCCGGGCTCGCTCTGCGGGAGAGGCTGCCGGTGTGGGTGCAGGCACGGTGCGGGGTGGAGCGCCGGGGCGTGATCGCGCTTGCCGTGGTGCTCGTGGCCACCGCCGGTTTCGCCGCCCAGCACTTCTGGGCGGGCCGTACCCAGACCGTGAGTGCCCCTCAAGTGACGCGTGCGCAGCCGCCATACGCCAAGAAGAGCGAGGGCGTGCAGTCCGGTGACCTCATGGGCGGCCCGTCGGCCTCACCCGGCGGGGCGATCGTCGTGGACGTCGGCGGCAAGGTGCGCGAGCCGGGAATCCAGCGCCTTCCGGCCGGCGCCCGGGTGGCCGACGCGCTCAAGGCGGCCGGAGGGGTACGGCCGGGTACGGACACCGCGGGGATCAACCGGGCCCGTTTCCTGGTGGACGGCGAACAGATCGTCGTAGGAGCCCCGGCAACCGCCGTGGCCCCTCCTGCGGCACCGGGCGCGGCGGCCGGCTTCGGACCGGCGGGTACGGGCTCCACGGCCCCGGTCTCTCTCAACACCGCGACCGTGGACCAGTTCGACACCCTGCCCGGGGTCGGTCCGGTGCTGGCGCAGCACATCGTCGACTACCGCGCCCGGCACGGCGGCTTCCGCTCGGTGGACGAACTGCGCCAGGTCAACGGCATCGGCGACCGGCGCTTCTCGGATCTGCGGACCCTGGTGCGGCCGTGA